In Henningerozyma blattae CBS 6284 chromosome 7, complete genome, a single genomic region encodes these proteins:
- the TBLA0G01090 gene encoding Zn(II)2Cys6 transcription factor domain-containing protein, with translation MNKNNRSKKYLTNLPKNRAVYSRHGCFRCKKMHLKCDEAKPVCSRCKNTQNLCQYQSEFIISTVNSTKSSNLIPPMTINSSKNSISVRPANGYNRRKTNKSVSSSCTEKNRSIESNAQYSNSSLPIQNLTTRSDIHKSFNEKREPELLNTNQNSFPIQKSIENTCHNTLVTMCSKDSTHVQTSEVKNNNTLNNSPKNSKVSSYFQYVANETLVNTNTSTNKNSKNFLQVKNRLPVLKLRSKTKKTKKSIKVKTLKALKINITSLLPNQILFSNKINFRSNDIPPFILEVPKNFPTINEIVNSLIYYKNLCMNTNQFNLNFILKKDPFLLTPNHAYESLSTFNESILNFSTYLFFNRIYSNFLIFFPQKNLLKFIELSHNLIKKFPTILLIFKLKSSNFLIKNNSFTSNYWFNLIKEYTIKYFIKILIYLNKNKEVNFNLIHLIFLSSGLVNTSSNSISTFSNFADQSNDLNIIQAHGISIAQISNSNSNRELILELLKMMRHVESSLSISTRDDMFGQDTWKFNSKIISNDLLFGFVYLKFYIYYFIIGDFFISTNKASSVDSTVDIDYLKQPLKCLQLGNNRAGSNLSLKENSSRQYANQLDDTIFINNRLNLLTGYIIDLDVLFCELLEADFQWRANEGFSIMGINILKLKLQENNEQIKSGLYNLGLKLNNELIGIVNSVPINKVLLGIEDTILRQALTLNHSIITTSFSIYIRYFYLNEDSSSIHHSLNDLLFNLYQILNLKYFSVYSFWTVFIATAITLIIKKPELYNKCIHIIGRIEVLKNLDLSDIIKFFCKLKNSIEKNDYSDLNNISINVSLI, from the coding sequence atgaataaaaataatagatcCAAGAAATACTTAACGaatttaccaaaaaatAGAGCTGTATATTCAAGACATGGCTGTTTTAGATGCAAAAAAATGCATTTAAAATGTGATGAAGCTAAGCCAGTTTGTAGTAGGTGCAAAAATACTCAGAATTTATGTCAATATCAGAGtgaattcattattagtaCTGTAAATAGTACAAAATCTTCAAATCTGATACCTCCAATGACAATAAATTCCTCTAAGAATTCCATTTCAGTACGGCCTGCTAATGGTTACAatagaagaaaaacaaataaaagtGTATCAAGTTCTTGTACAGAAAAAAATCGTTCTATAGAAAGCAATGCCCAGTATTCAAACTCAAGTCTTCccattcaaaatttaactaCAAGGTCAGACATTCATAAATCATTCAATGAAAAGAGGGAGCCTGAGCTTTTAAATACCAATCAAAATTCTTTCCCAATTCAGAagtcaattgaaaatactTGTCATAATACTTTGGTAACTATGTGCTCGAAAGATTCAACTCATGTTCAAACTTCAGAAGTAAAGAATAACAAcactttaaataattctcctaaaaattctaaagtatcttcttattttcaatatgtAGCAAATGAAACTTTAGtaaatacaaatacttcaacaaataaaaattcaaaaaactTTTTACAAGTGAAAAATAGATTGCCAGTTTTAAAGCTAAGATCAAAGacaaagaaaacaaaaaaatctatcaaagttaaaactttaaaagccttaaagataaatataacTAGCTTGTTGCCcaatcaaattttatttagtaataaaataaattttagaTCAAATGATATTCCACCATTCATTTTAGAGGTGCctaaaaattttccaaccataaatgaaattgtaaactcattaatatattataaaaatcttTGTATGAATACTAACCAATTTAATctgaattttattttaaaaaaggaCCCTTTCCTTTTAACACCAAATCATGCATATGAAAGTTTGTCAACGTTTAATGAatctattttaaatttttcaacataTTTGTTctttaatagaatttattcaaattttttaattttttttccacaaaaaaatcttttgaaatttattgagCTAAGTCATAATCTAATTAAAAAGTTTCCAACtatattattgatttttaaactaaaatcttctaattttttaattaagaataattcatttacttcaaattattggtttaatttaataaaagagtatacaattaaatattttattaaaatattaatctatttgaataaaaataaagaagttAACTTCAACTTAATccatttaatatttttatcatctgGACTTGTAAATACTTCATCTAACTCCATATCTACCTTTAGCAATTTCGCAGATCaatcaaatgatttaaatattatccAGGCCCATGGTATTAGCATTGCTcaaatatcaaattcaaattcaaatagagAATTAATTCTAGagttattaaaaatgatgagGCATGTTGAAAGCTCTCTTTCCATATCAACAAGGGATGATATGTTTGGTCAAGATACATGGAAATTTAAtagtaaaattattagtaatgatttattatttggtttTGTTTATCTGAAGTTCTATATCTATTACTTCATAATAGgtgattttttcatttcaaCAAATAAGGCATCTAGTGTAGATTCGACCGTTGAcattgattatttaaagcaGCCACTTAAGTGTCTGCAACTTGGAAATAATAGAGCAGGTTCAAATTTGAGTTTGAAGGAAAACAGTTCAAGACAATATGCTAATCAATTAGATGATActattttcattaacaaTCGACTGAATTTGCTGACTGGCTACATCATTGATTTAGACGTATTATTCTGTGAATTATTGGAAGCAGATTTTCAGTGGAGGGCAAATGAAGGATTTTCAATTATgggtattaatattttaaaattaaaattacaggaaaataatgaacaaattaaatcaGGATTGTATAACCTAGGTCTAAAGTTAAACAATGAGTTAATTGGGATAGTTAATTCTGTACCTATAAATAAAGTTCTTTTAGGTATCGAGGATACCATATTAAGACAAGCACTAACACTAAATCattcaataataactaCCTCTTTCTCTATTTATATCAGATACTTCTATCTTAATGAAGATTCTAGTTCTATTCATCATTCTTTAAATGATCTTCTTTTTAACTTATACCAAATTTTAaacttaaaatatttcagtGTTTATTCATTTTGGACGGTATTCATTGCCACTGCAATCACCTTGATAATTAAGAAGCCAGAATTATACAATAAATGTATTCATATCATTGGTAGGATTGAAGttctaaaaaatttggatttgagcgatataattaaattcttctgTAAGCtcaaaaattcaattgaaaaaaatgattatagtgacttaaataatatatcgATTAATGTGTCTTTAATTTGA
- the TBLA0G01100 gene encoding Zn(II)2Cys6 transcription factor domain-containing protein, whose product MSNKIVYSKQGCLNCKKKHVKCDEKKPKCSRCLSRNIKHCKYKDEFIIQKMNMPKTTASHPISLNGSTSINSFPTSNSFSHSHQHSTNNNGSGSNISKTFFINNQYQDMNKKNYSLPLTSFKIEDYSLEYDKRIKVRRTHSSPNTTVHYKGLRNTTTRKNSSASITATTGSAYPKSFLSTDTNSPININNSNTTISTHNVTGDSHNTSIFQSNENINAIPNLNKKTKPEISLITGTSQYHDFSIRKSNTKTSEKRKKNNNNNNNNNNNNNNNNNNNNNNNNNNNNNKISNINNNSKTSIIQVSSTAIIIPTINYSLFFKGNDLHFLKILNFETASDWKSNPLHPNYNRNNNIDNSDTEYGNGLKTNNISQLKPIDIEQLVTELITHPKRAVDLVKQEIRGDLIKNQEVAKVNLFCNKIIMVKLIELQLSKDVIINILQQLSKHLINYIGSNILKSLNSNDQVVIDCLNDWDRYIRLPKLNMIFQCLDKLTKTNQFKKISIILATINILLNTQFTREVYLRQIKEIQNIFVCMKLNGFEFPDQQILDLIQNSIFNNNTDFNIRHIEEITTSTTMPPNIASNSIFSTNSITNSVVSSKSPSTSSFSRETDNNRNTALNNNVKMTSGNTGANQILN is encoded by the coding sequence AtgtcaaataaaatagtatATTCAAAACAAGGTTGTTTGaattgcaaaaaaaaacatgtTAAATgtgatgaaaaaaaacctAAATGTAGTAGATGTCTATCTAGAAACATAAAACATtgtaaatataaagatgaaTTTATAATCCAAAAGATGAACATGCCAAAAACAACTGCCTCTCATCCAATCAGTCTGAATGGTAGTACTAGTATAAATTCTTTCCCCACATCAAATTCCTTCTCTCATTCCCATCAGCATTCAACCAATAACAATGGTAGCGGCAGCAATATTAGTAAgacattttttattaataatcaatACCAAGATAtgaataagaaaaattatagtTTGCCATTGACtagttttaaaattgaagattattctttagaatatgataaaagaataaaagtAAGAAGAACGCATTCAAGCCCCAATACCACCGTTCATTACAAAGGTTTACGTAATACAACTACACGGAAGAATTCTTCTGCAAGTATCACCGCAACTACAGGCAGTGCATATCCTAAAAGTTTTCTATCTACTGATACTAATTCTCctattaatatcaataactCGAATACTACAATTTCTACTCACAATGTAACTGGCGACTCTCATAATACTAGTATTTTTCAATCGAACGAGAATATCAATGCTATTccaaatttgaataaaaaaacgAAGCCggaaatttctttaatcaCCGGAACAAGTCAATATCACGATTTCTCAATTAGGAAATCGAATACGAAAACGTCGGAAAAacgtaaaaaaaataataataataataataataataataataataataataataataataataataataataataataataataataataataataataaaataagtaacattaataataatagcaaaACCTCTATAATTCAAGTATCTTCCActgcaataataataccgACAATCAATTatagtttatttttcaaaggaAACGACCTTCATTTcttaaagattttaaatttcgAAACGGCTAGTGACTGGAAATCTAATCCACTACACCCCAACTATAATCGCAATAacaatattgataatagtGATACTGAGTATGGAAATGGgttaaaaacaaataatataagtCAATTAAAGCCAATTGATATTGAGCAATTGGTAACTGAGCTAATTACTCATCCAAAGCGAGCGGTTGATTTAGTGAAACAGGAAATTAGGGGggatttaattaaaaatcaaGAAGTTGCCAAAGTGAATTTATTTTGCAATAAGATTATCATGGTCAAACTGATTGAATTGCAGCTTTCCAAAGATGTCATTATCAACATATTGCAGCAGCTAAGCAAAcatctaataaattatattggTTCCAATATATTGAAGAGTTTAAATTCCAATGATCAAGTAGTAATTGATTGCTTAAACGATTGGGACAGATATATTCGATTGCCCAAACTTAATATGATTTTTCAATGTCTTGATAAGTTGACCAAGACAaatcaatttaaaaaaatatcaatcaTCCTGGCAACAATTAACATCTTGTTAAACACCCAGTTTACTAGAGAAGTATATTTAAGgcaaattaaagaaatacaaaatatttttgtctGCATGAAACTAAACGGGTTTGAATTTCCTGATCAACAAATTCTTGATTTAATTCAGAATTCGATCTTTAATAACAACACTGATTTCAATATACGACATATCGAAGAAATAACTACTTCCACCACCATGCCACCTAATATTGCCtctaattcaattttctcTACCAACTCCATTACAAACTCTGTGGTCTCTTCTAAATCGCCTTCTacttcttcattttcacgCGAGACAGACAACAACCGTAATACTGCCCTGAATAATAACGTTAAGATGACCTCTGGTAATACCGGGGCTAACCAAATCTTGAACTAA
- the KEL3 gene encoding Kel3p (similar to Saccharomyces cerevisiae KEL3 (YPL263C); ancestral locus Anc_6.10): MAKKNKKDKDAKKARAEAKAKKNQAKAEQKDKKLSKKNQLEEEDDDMAIEDILENFKKQQEQFEKINIETVSKPTKRINSCMISNPIHGKNELILFGGENTSTTTTFYNDLFTYNPENDQWKKYTSQNSPMPRSSSAMISHPTGIALLHGGEFSSPKQNTFYHYSDTWLLDCATKEWSKVENKNGPSARSGHRMTVWKNFIILHGGFRDLGTSTTYLKDLWLFDVTKYKWTQVEFPPNHAIPDARSGHSLIPTQDGALLWGGYCKVKAGKGLQKGKILSDCWYLKMKSDVSGIRWERRKKQGFQPSPRVGCSMVHHKGRGILFGGVFDFEETEESLDSLFYNDLFTYQIEINRWFSLSMRSQRKKTIKIGPKTTKDKEKELQDILNSILKKNNLTDDDSEDPNAIEEELKINDDESNSEDESKDGQVTKQYEVMNQLPHVRFNATTAVVNDTLYIFGGSWELGEKDYSIDSFYSIDLNKLDGVTVYWEDMEEIEAAKELGEQFSDEEDEDDEEEDEDDGEEEIVDQKLVAEEDEEEEEIEADEDEMEIPDPRPWLPHPKPFETLRAFYVRTGATFLEWAISNNRDSKGKHLKKKSFELTEDRWWERRDQVRIEEDKMEELGGIENIVERDTTQVNKRR, encoded by the coding sequence ATGGctaaaaagaataaaaaagataaagatGCCAAAAAGGCTCGTGCTGAAGCCAAagccaaaaaaaatcaagCCAAAGCAGAACAGAaggataaaaaattgagtaaaaaaaatcaattggaagaagaagatgatgacaTGGCTATTGAGGACATTTTAGAAAACTTCAAGAAACAACAAGAACAGTTcgaaaaaatcaatattgAAACTGTATCTAAGCCTAccaaaagaattaattcatGTATGATTTCCAATCCAATACATGgtaaaaatgaattgattttatttggTGGTGAAAATACTTCAACAACTACAACTTTCTACAACGATCTATTTACCTATAATCCTGAAAACGATCAATGGAAGAAATATACTTCCCAAAATTCACCAATGCCAAGATCCTCTTCCGCAATGATATCACATCCAACTGGTATTGCATTGCTACATGGTGGTGAATTTTCTTCACCAAAACAAAATacattttatcattattccGATACTTGGTTATTAGATTGTGCAACAAAAGAATGGTCTAAGGTAGAAAATAAGAATGGACCTTCAGCAAGATCTGGTCATAGAATGACAGTTTGGAAAAACTTTATCATATTACATGGTGGGTTTAGAGATTTGGGTACATCTACAACTTACCTCAAAGATTTATGGTTATTTGATGTCACTAAATACAAATGGACTCAAGTGGAATTTCCGCCAAATCATGCGATTCCTGATGCAAGATCTGGTCACTCCTTAATCCCTACCCAAGATGGTGCTCTATTATGGGGTGGCTATTGTAAAGTGAAAGCTGGAAAGGGTTTACAAAAAGGTAAGATTCTTTCAGATTGTTGGTACCTAAAGATGAAATCTGATGTTAGTGGCATTAGATGGGAAAGACGGAAGAAACAAGGGTTTCAACCATCTCCCAGAGTTGGTTGTTCTATGGTTCACCATAAGGGTAGAGGTATTTTATTTGGCGGTGTTTTCGATTTTGAAGAAACGGAAGAAAGCCTTGACTCTTTGTTTTATAACGATTTGTTTACATatcaaattgaaataaatagatGGTTCTCATTATCCATGAGATcgcaaagaaaaaagacaaTAAAAATCGGTCCAAAGACCACAAAGGATAAAGAAAAGGAATTAcaagatattttgaattcaattttaaagaaaaataatttaactgACGATGATAGTGAAGACCCTAATGccattgaagaagaattaaaaatcaatGATGACGAATCAAATAGTGAAGATGAATCAAAAGATGGCCAAGTTACAAAGCAATATGAAGTTATGAATCAATTGCCTCATGTAAGATTTAATGCAACTACTGCTGTAGTTAACGACACCCTCTATATATTTGGTGGTTCTTGGGAGCTTGGAGAGAAAGATTATTCTATTGATTCGTTTTATAGTATCGATCTTAATAAGCTGGATGGTGTTACAGTTTATTGGGAAGATATGGAAGAGATTGAAGCTGCTAAGGAATTAGGGGAGCAATTttctgatgaagaagatgaagatgacgaagaagaagatgaagatgatggtGAGGAAGAAATTGTGGATCAAAAGTTGGTTgctgaagaagatgaagaagaagaagaaatagaggcagatgaagatgaaatggAAATCCCAGATCCAAGGCCGTGGTTGCCTCATCCAAAACCATTTGAAACACTAAGAGCATTTTACGTTCGTACGGGTGCAACTTTCCTGGAATGGGCTATTTCAAACAATAGAGACTCTAAAGGTAAACatctgaagaagaaatccTTTGAATTAACTGAAGATCGTTGGTGGGAAAGACGTGACCAAGTTCGTATCGAAGAAGATAAAATGGAAGAACTTGGCGGTATAGAGAATATTGTTGAAAGAGATACCACTCAAGTCAATAAGAGAAGATAG
- the TBLA0G01120 gene encoding aldo/keto reductase, giving the protein MGITQQVKFGNTGLKISPIIVGCMSYGSKDWHPWIIEDKNEVFKILKTAYDSGLRTFDTADGYSNGQSEILLGEFLKEYEIPRETVIIMTKVWAPVDSSLEGFQRTGPMNEDQKVHFANQQGLSRKHIIEACKNSVRRLGTYIDVYQIHRADQDTPMEETMRALNDVVQQGLTRYIGASSMLGTEFAEYQFIAEKNGWSKFVNMQDCYNLLYREEEREMIPYIKKHGIAQTPWSPLQRGLLSRPVEVSSYREDNDRVLKGRRLNQYEDFEIEIINRVEQVAVKKGITMAEVATAWLLSKGTFPILGLNSVQRVKEAIKALDVTLTEEECKYLEEPYRPKALIQ; this is encoded by the coding sequence ATGGGTATCACTCAACAAGTTAAATTTGGCAATACAGGCCTAAAAATCTCGCCAATTATTGTTGGATGCATGAGTTATGGTAGTAAAGATTGGCATCCCTGGATTATTGAGgataaaaatgaagttttcaagattttaaaaactgCATATGATTCAGGGTTACGTACATTTGATACGGCAGATGGTTATAGTAACGGTCAAagtgaaatattattaggagaatttttaaaagaatatgaGATTCCAAGGGAAACAGTAATTATTATGACAAAAGTATGGGCACCTGTTGATAGTTCTCTTGAAGGATTTCAAAGAACTGGCCCAATGAATGAAGATCAAAAAGTCCATTTTGCTAATCAACAAGGGTTATCAAGAAAGCATATTATTGAAGCTTGCAAAAACTCTGTAAGAAGATTAGGAACTTATATCGATGTTTACCAGATACATAGAGCAGACCAAGATACACCAATGGAGGAAACGATGAGGGCTTTGAACGATGTTGTTCAGCAAGGGCTAACTAGATACATTGGAGCTTCTTCCATGCTAGGTACCGAATTTGCAGAATATCAATTTATTGCTGAGAAAAATGGCTGGTCtaaatttgttaatatGCAAGATTGTTATAACTTATTATATAGAGAAGAAGAGAGAGAAATGATTCCATATATTAAGAAGCACGGTATTGCTCAAACACCATGGTCACCATTACAAAGAGGTTTATTATCCAGACCTGTTGAAGTTTCTTCATATAGAGAGGATAACGACAGAGTTTTGAAAGGCCGAAGACTAAATCAATACGAAGATTTTGagattgaaattattaatcgTGTTGAACAAGTTGCAGTAAAAAAAGGTATTACGATGGCTGAAGTTGCTACCGCTTGGCTACTAAGTAAAGGTACTTTCCCCATCTTGGGCTTAAATTCTGTCCAAAGAGTCAAAGAGGCAATCAAAGCTTTAGACGTTACTCTAACAGAAGAAGAATGTAAGTACTTGGAAGAACCATACCGACCTAAGGCTTTAATTCAGTAA